A genomic window from Cytobacillus suaedae includes:
- a CDS encoding LLM class flavin-dependent oxidoreductase has protein sequence MRLSILDQAPISSLQTPKDALQESMKLAQVGEKYGYTRYWIAEHHDLSGLACSAPEVMLSYIGANTTTIRIGCGAVLLPHYKPYKVAEVYNMLATLFPNRIDVGIGRAPGGSAEATNALSENFLQQVWRMPTSVKELLHFLENDFPEDHPYAKVKAEPIPEISPTPWLLGTSKKSAILAGENGMSYNFGLFMSDNDGVQIIQQYKDAFVPRQERHKPNTALTVSIICAETTEKAKEIALSTQIWSIQKSRGEGNEGVPSIEDAKKYSLTDQETQALEKMNKKMLIGNPKEVSEKLHELHGNYKVDEIMIVTITHSPQDRSNSYKLIATELLGYSG, from the coding sequence ATGAGATTAAGCATTTTAGACCAAGCCCCAATATCTTCTCTTCAAACACCAAAAGATGCTTTGCAAGAATCAATGAAACTGGCACAAGTCGGTGAAAAATATGGCTATACAAGATATTGGATTGCTGAGCATCATGATTTATCTGGGTTAGCCTGTTCAGCCCCAGAGGTCATGTTAAGTTACATTGGTGCAAATACAACTACTATTCGAATTGGATGTGGTGCAGTACTATTACCGCATTACAAGCCATATAAAGTGGCCGAAGTTTATAATATGCTAGCAACTTTATTCCCTAATCGAATTGATGTGGGAATCGGAAGAGCACCTGGTGGGTCAGCTGAAGCAACGAATGCTTTGTCCGAAAACTTTCTACAACAGGTATGGAGGATGCCTACTTCGGTAAAGGAATTACTTCATTTTTTAGAAAATGACTTTCCAGAGGATCACCCATACGCCAAAGTTAAGGCAGAGCCAATCCCTGAGATTTCACCCACTCCTTGGCTACTTGGAACAAGTAAAAAAAGTGCGATTCTTGCTGGCGAAAATGGAATGTCTTATAACTTTGGGCTGTTTATGAGTGACAATGATGGTGTTCAAATTATCCAACAATATAAAGATGCCTTTGTCCCTCGACAAGAGAGACATAAGCCGAACACAGCTTTAACTGTGTCTATCATTTGTGCTGAGACAACTGAAAAAGCAAAAGAGATTGCCTTAAGTACACAAATATGGTCGATCCAAAAAAGTAGAGGCGAAGGGAATGAAGGTGTTCCGTCAATAGAGGATGCTAAAAAGTATTCTTTAACGGATCAGGAAACGCAGGCCTTAGAGAAAATGAATAAGAAAATGCTCATTGGAAATCCGAAAGAAGTAAGTGAAAAACTACACGAGCTACATGGAAATTATAAAGTGGACGAAATAATGATTGTTACCATAACCCACTCTCCACAAGACCGTTCTAACTCGTATAAACTAATTGCTACAGAGTTACTGGGGTACAGTGGTTAA
- a CDS encoding Gfo/Idh/MocA family oxidoreductase — protein sequence MSKIRVGIIGTGFGAKVHAPLMKLHGGFEVVAISSVSRGNVDEVRNTSLVDNVYTDWKLMLKKEELDLVVVASAVHLHKEMVLAAYEKGVHVLCEKPMAFDRSETEEMISARENVGRLGLINHEFRFLPARSKVKEILESGNLGDITHIRYQASFANYTGLSTRSRGWLGQKETGGGMLGALGSHMIDALHWWTNSRFSEVFANLPIHVPTSTEADGTVEVRTADDGFQVIGSLSNGSTVTLELISAARQTKDTWRLEVFGANGTLVMLDDNKVFLATGDTGLESVELAPEIKAPEEMPAVAARYYNSFNRMLDALQETVESGVKHSYLADFENGHTTQKVLDAVRRSHEEGRRVKVE from the coding sequence ATGAGTAAAATAAGAGTTGGAATAATCGGTACAGGTTTCGGTGCTAAGGTTCATGCCCCTCTGATGAAATTACATGGTGGCTTTGAGGTTGTTGCGATTTCAAGTGTTTCACGAGGTAATGTGGACGAAGTTCGAAACACAAGTTTAGTTGATAATGTGTACACAGACTGGAAACTTATGCTTAAAAAAGAGGAACTTGACTTAGTTGTGGTTGCTTCTGCTGTTCATTTACATAAAGAAATGGTACTTGCTGCTTATGAAAAAGGAGTTCATGTTTTGTGTGAAAAGCCAATGGCATTTGATAGGAGCGAGACAGAAGAAATGATTTCTGCTCGTGAGAATGTTGGTAGACTTGGTCTAATTAATCATGAGTTCCGCTTCCTCCCTGCCCGTTCTAAAGTTAAAGAAATCCTGGAAAGTGGGAATTTAGGTGATATAACGCATATTCGTTACCAAGCATCATTTGCGAATTACACAGGTCTCTCTACAAGATCACGTGGATGGCTTGGTCAAAAAGAAACAGGTGGCGGAATGCTTGGCGCACTAGGTTCACATATGATTGATGCTCTTCACTGGTGGACGAATAGTAGATTTAGTGAGGTGTTTGCAAATCTTCCTATTCATGTCCCTACCTCAACTGAAGCTGACGGAACTGTTGAAGTACGAACAGCAGATGATGGATTTCAAGTAATTGGTTCATTATCAAATGGTTCTACAGTAACACTTGAGTTAATATCAGCTGCTCGTCAAACAAAAGATACGTGGCGTCTCGAGGTGTTTGGTGCAAATGGAACACTTGTCATGCTAGATGATAACAAAGTTTTCCTTGCAACTGGTGATACTGGGCTAGAAAGTGTTGAATTAGCTCCCGAAATTAAAGCACCTGAAGAGATGCCGGCAGTTGCCGCTCGTTACTATAACAGTTTTAATCGTATGCTTGATGCTCTTCAAGAAACAGTTGAAAGTGGTGTTAAACATTCTTACCTTGCTGATTTTGAAAACGGACATACAACTCAAAAGGTGTTAGATGCTGTTAGACGTTCACATGAGGAAGGTAGAAGAGTTAAAGTAGAATAA
- a CDS encoding diphthine--ammonia ligase, translating into MSKNRIVISFSGGKDSTLALHRIIQSDNWMVDSLLVTLNEENKRTSMHGVRESLLNAQAQALGIPLRKVYIPPTCTNEQYEKIMGKALEEIKQDGISYIMFGDIHLEDVKTYREKMLADSFITSIFPLWGEDSQSLINEFLELGFKTVVTCVDGVQLDPTFVGRVIDKGFIAELPKSVDPCGENGEFHTFVFGGPLFSKKIEFTISDETTITKDLFTGKDRFYYVDLNGA; encoded by the coding sequence ATGTCAAAAAATCGAATTGTAATATCATTTAGTGGTGGCAAGGACTCTACACTGGCCTTGCACCGCATCATTCAATCTGATAATTGGATGGTTGATTCGCTTTTAGTTACGCTAAATGAAGAGAATAAACGAACAAGCATGCATGGTGTTAGGGAGAGTTTGTTGAATGCTCAGGCACAAGCATTAGGAATCCCGTTACGTAAAGTATATATACCACCAACTTGTACGAATGAACAATATGAGAAAATTATGGGGAAAGCACTAGAAGAAATTAAGCAAGACGGGATTTCTTATATTATGTTTGGAGATATTCACTTAGAGGATGTAAAGACGTATAGAGAAAAAATGCTAGCCGATTCTTTCATAACGTCCATTTTTCCATTATGGGGAGAAGATTCCCAATCACTAATAAATGAGTTTCTAGAGCTAGGCTTTAAGACGGTGGTAACATGTGTTGACGGTGTACAATTAGACCCAACATTCGTTGGAAGAGTGATAGATAAAGGTTTTATTGCTGAACTACCCAAAAGTGTCGACCCCTGCGGAGAAAATGGTGAATTTCACACATTCGTGTTTGGCGGTCCCCTCTTCTCAAAAAAAATTGAATTTACAATCTCGGATGAAACAACAATCACCAAAGACCTATTCACAGGCAAAGATCGATTCTACTATGTCGACCTAAACGGGGCCTGA
- a CDS encoding UDP-N-acetylmuramoyl-L-alanyl-D-glutamate--2,6-diaminopimelate ligase, whose product MKITLKKLFQQIGLECDEDIEINGIEFDSRKIKEGNLFVAISGHISDGHTFIQAAVDNGAAAIIGEKELMEEVSVPYYQVDNSRALLSQLANAFFQKPQYKHKMIGITGTNGKTTTAYMLHHILTTNGKSASLIGTVGYIINGKQHESALTTPDAITLQKMIYDSKDEYVVMEVSSHGLDQYRVACPMFDYAIFTNLTHEHLDYHLDLETYYQSKKKLFSCLKTEGKAIVGTYTLWGERLFRELYNDKTPIFSYGQKKRRETIYLKSYTSTPTATFVVQDHGEEYQIRMKIPGKHNLLNALGSYICARDMGFTPGEVISALEKFEGAPGRFEEILTPTGAKVIIDYAHTPDGLSHALETATYCISNELYHIFGFRGNRDCSKRKEMVEISQKHCHHVYLTLDDLNGIEKEQMVQELFELSKPYANVTVIEDRTDAISHTLGLLVKGDGLIITGKGPEKYKEQYHSPTLTDKETVLRFLQESIIYDETNKSAEQQK is encoded by the coding sequence ATGAAGATTACTTTAAAAAAGTTATTTCAACAGATCGGATTAGAGTGTGATGAGGATATTGAGATTAATGGGATTGAATTCGATTCGAGAAAAATTAAAGAGGGTAATCTTTTTGTTGCTATTTCAGGACATATTTCGGATGGCCATACCTTTATACAAGCGGCTGTAGACAATGGAGCAGCTGCGATTATTGGGGAAAAGGAGTTAATGGAAGAAGTTTCAGTCCCCTATTACCAAGTTGATAATTCCAGAGCACTTTTATCACAATTGGCTAATGCTTTTTTTCAAAAGCCTCAATATAAGCATAAAATGATTGGAATCACAGGGACGAACGGCAAAACCACGACAGCCTATATGCTGCATCATATTTTAACAACTAACGGTAAATCAGCTTCTCTTATAGGAACTGTTGGATACATTATAAATGGGAAACAGCATGAGTCCGCTTTAACCACACCTGACGCAATCACCTTACAAAAAATGATTTACGATAGCAAAGATGAATATGTGGTGATGGAAGTTTCCTCACATGGTCTAGATCAGTATCGCGTGGCTTGTCCAATGTTTGATTACGCAATATTTACTAATTTAACTCATGAACATCTCGATTACCATTTGGACTTAGAAACCTATTATCAATCAAAGAAAAAACTATTTAGCTGTCTTAAAACCGAAGGGAAAGCCATCGTTGGTACCTATACTCTTTGGGGAGAAAGATTATTTAGAGAGCTATATAACGACAAAACACCAATTTTTTCATATGGACAGAAAAAGCGAAGGGAAACTATTTATTTGAAGTCGTACACTTCTACTCCAACTGCTACTTTTGTCGTACAAGATCATGGTGAAGAATATCAAATTCGGATGAAAATACCAGGGAAACATAATTTATTAAATGCCCTTGGAAGCTATATTTGCGCGCGAGATATGGGCTTTACTCCCGGAGAAGTTATTTCTGCTTTGGAGAAGTTTGAAGGGGCGCCAGGCAGATTTGAAGAAATTCTTACACCAACTGGTGCGAAGGTGATTATTGATTATGCCCATACACCTGATGGACTTTCACATGCTTTAGAAACAGCAACCTATTGTATCAGTAATGAGCTTTATCATATTTTTGGTTTTAGAGGAAATCGTGATTGTTCGAAGCGTAAAGAAATGGTTGAGATTAGTCAAAAGCATTGTCATCATGTTTATTTAACTCTTGACGATTTGAACGGAATTGAAAAAGAACAAATGGTACAGGAACTGTTTGAGCTTAGTAAACCTTATGCGAATGTTACTGTGATTGAAGACAGGACTGATGCAATTTCACATACTTTAGGTTTACTTGTAAAAGGTGATGGCCTAATTATTACTGGTAAAGGACCCGAAAAATACAAAGAACAGTATCACTCCCCCACCCTTACCGATAAGGAAACAGTCCTTCGTTTTTTACAGGAATCAATTATATACGATGAAACGAATAAGAGTGCGGAACAACAAAAATAA
- a CDS encoding GNAT family N-acetyltransferase, with product MIIRDALPHEVPFIREQRVAAYSEHAQSIPTDHWLALKKAISLDADIQSGVELIVAESDGKILGSVALFPPKTDAYEGFIEELEHAEIRLLAVSPAARGKGVASALIQECIKRTKAKGFDSIGLHTGDFMESAMALYGRLGFERLPKYDFEPANDGIIVKAFRLEI from the coding sequence ATGATCATTCGTGATGCTTTACCTCATGAAGTCCCTTTTATACGAGAACAGAGAGTTGCTGCATACAGTGAACATGCACAGTCCATCCCTACTGATCATTGGCTTGCTTTAAAAAAAGCTATTTCTTTAGATGCTGATATTCAGTCAGGTGTCGAATTGATTGTTGCAGAAAGTGATGGGAAGATTTTAGGAAGTGTTGCTCTTTTCCCTCCAAAAACGGATGCTTACGAAGGTTTTATCGAAGAATTAGAACATGCTGAAATCAGATTGCTAGCTGTCTCTCCTGCTGCTCGTGGAAAAGGTGTTGCATCAGCTCTAATTCAAGAATGTATCAAGCGCACTAAGGCAAAAGGTTTTGATTCAATAGGATTACATACTGGAGACTTCATGGAAAGTGCGATGGCTCTATATGGTAGACTGGGTTTTGAAAGATTACCTAAATATGACTTTGAACCAGCAAATGACGGTATTATTGTGAAGGCGTTTCGGTTGGAGATATAA
- a CDS encoding glutathione S-transferase C-terminal domain-containing protein: MKSITTIVEGGFTLKENVYITNDSKKPVEISENGSFKRQTNRFTTPFGNEPGDLPVEANRYRLLWSPACPWAHRSVIVRKVLGLEYVISLGTASPMRPILPRVDWEFSLDENGVDPVLGIRYMSEIYLKTDPEYVGRPTVPVIVDVLKNEAVNNDYFKLTNYFETAWEPFHKENAPDLYPEHLRTEIDALNEVIFHDINNGVYKCGFAQSQEAYEEAYDRLFSRLDELEERLSKQRFLFGDYITDSDVRLFATLVRFDAAYYNGFNTNRNLIREFTHLWGYVRDLYQTDGFGDTTDFIAIKKHYHTSITISPEKNEVKILPKGPDLTVWSSEHNRHRLSKQENKFLMSKGS; encoded by the coding sequence TACTTTGAAAGAAAACGTTTATATAACAAATGATTCTAAAAAGCCCGTTGAAATCAGTGAAAATGGGTCGTTTAAACGTCAAACAAACCGATTTACTACTCCATTTGGGAATGAACCAGGTGATTTACCTGTTGAAGCAAATCGATACCGACTTCTCTGGTCACCTGCATGTCCTTGGGCACATCGATCAGTGATTGTTCGTAAGGTACTAGGTTTAGAATATGTCATTAGTTTAGGAACAGCTAGTCCAATGCGCCCTATCCTACCTCGCGTAGATTGGGAGTTCTCATTGGATGAAAATGGTGTGGATCCTGTTTTAGGAATACGGTACATGAGTGAAATATATTTGAAAACGGATCCTGAATATGTTGGGCGACCAACTGTACCTGTTATCGTCGATGTTCTTAAAAATGAAGCGGTTAACAATGATTATTTCAAGCTTACTAACTACTTTGAAACGGCGTGGGAACCGTTCCATAAAGAAAACGCTCCAGATTTGTACCCTGAGCACCTCCGTACAGAAATTGATGCTTTAAACGAAGTTATCTTTCATGATATTAATAATGGGGTTTACAAGTGTGGTTTTGCCCAGTCTCAAGAAGCCTATGAAGAAGCATACGATCGACTTTTCTCTCGTTTAGATGAATTAGAGGAACGTTTATCGAAACAACGCTTTTTATTTGGTGATTATATTACAGACTCTGATGTGCGATTGTTTGCGACATTGGTTCGATTTGATGCTGCCTATTATAACGGATTTAATACGAATCGAAATTTGATACGTGAGTTTACCCATTTATGGGGCTATGTTCGAGATTTATATCAAACAGATGGGTTCGGTGATACTACTGATTTTATTGCGATTAAAAAACACTATCACACGTCAATCACCATTTCACCGGAAAAAAATGAAGTGAAAATCCTACCTAAAGGGCCTGATTTAACTGTTTGGAGCTCTGAACACAATCGCCATCGCTTAAGTAAACAAGAAAATAAATTTCTTATGAGTAAAGGAAGTTGA
- a CDS encoding DUF2515 domain-containing protein — protein sequence MCRLFIKRHKPLSKTQKELKKALKKSTSIKHSLSKEEQLLIEELKSTTKRLNLNNITRTMAYLDFYHAHPEVHWSFLAHMVSRNAGWNMTDLKGEYLPKILTEKEIKSFFDFIERGNWLIFQDAFPQLLLYERSFQTGENLFYLLPHLNVSVFMEHIWNQFLKNRDSFMLTVALIINEQSYIESRIIEKNRFKQEVLNTLEFKLQDLLSMNHILFPSSHDTKIKLVGQTVRHFDSLNERILLGKRLYSVLFSEQNLASIEKWAKHTSHSGSRKDYWPHLFNDIAELAPGSELKPRLKNCKITKGAPRIYSPTLLAAWENQQHESASPGDWYKNWNVLSYMEELQDKVNSDIEEDYCKTVERLEMVAISKKLIDYLDKE from the coding sequence ATGTGTAGGCTTTTTATCAAAAGGCACAAACCCCTATCTAAAACACAAAAGGAACTAAAAAAAGCCTTGAAAAAGTCCACCTCCATTAAACATTCACTCTCTAAAGAAGAACAGTTACTTATTGAGGAGTTAAAATCGACTACAAAAAGACTGAACCTAAACAATATTACTCGTACGATGGCTTATCTTGATTTTTATCATGCACACCCCGAAGTTCATTGGTCTTTTTTAGCTCATATGGTGTCAAGAAATGCTGGTTGGAATATGACAGATTTAAAAGGAGAGTATTTGCCAAAAATCCTAACGGAAAAAGAAATTAAATCATTTTTTGATTTCATCGAGCGAGGTAATTGGCTGATTTTTCAGGACGCTTTTCCTCAACTACTATTGTATGAGAGAAGTTTTCAAACCGGAGAGAACCTCTTCTATTTACTACCACACTTGAATGTGTCTGTGTTTATGGAGCACATCTGGAATCAGTTCCTTAAAAATAGAGATTCTTTCATGCTAACAGTCGCGTTAATTATCAATGAACAGAGCTATATAGAAAGTAGAATAATTGAGAAGAACAGATTCAAACAGGAAGTTTTAAATACTCTTGAATTTAAATTGCAAGATTTACTATCGATGAATCATATACTTTTTCCATCTTCCCACGATACAAAAATCAAGCTGGTTGGCCAGACTGTCCGCCATTTTGACAGTCTAAATGAGCGGATATTATTAGGAAAGAGGTTATACTCTGTCTTGTTTTCCGAGCAAAATCTAGCATCCATTGAAAAATGGGCAAAGCATACCTCACATTCTGGCTCTAGAAAAGATTACTGGCCGCATCTATTTAATGACATTGCCGAACTGGCTCCTGGGAGTGAGTTAAAACCACGGTTAAAAAACTGTAAAATTACGAAAGGTGCACCAAGAATTTATAGTCCAACACTTCTGGCGGCTTGGGAAAATCAACAGCATGAATCGGCATCACCAGGTGATTGGTATAAGAATTGGAATGTGCTTTCTTACATGGAGGAATTGCAGGACAAAGTGAATAGTGATATTGAAGAAGATTATTGCAAAACTGTAGAAAGACTCGAAATGGTTGCTATTTCAAAGAAACTGATTGACTATCTTGATAAGGAATAA
- a CDS encoding histidine phosphatase family protein, whose amino-acid sequence MEISLIRHGKSTLSDNNPININDFMEWIKKYDNEGVLEEEKYPVSTIEKINTSSIVITSDLKRSIDSANLLTSEKKPLITDTMYREAALPSLKGIGLKLRPSVWLVLLRCLWIIGYSNRCESFKEAKQRAKKASSQLVDYATTHHSVILVGHGIFNRLLAKELEKRGWKTKGRASSKHWSCTTFSLD is encoded by the coding sequence ATGGAAATTTCACTAATAAGACATGGAAAATCAACTTTATCTGATAACAATCCAATAAATATTAACGATTTTATGGAGTGGATAAAAAAGTATGATAATGAAGGTGTATTGGAAGAGGAAAAGTACCCTGTAAGTACAATTGAGAAGATAAATACTTCATCAATCGTCATTACAAGTGATCTAAAAAGATCTATTGATTCTGCTAATTTACTAACGTCTGAAAAGAAGCCGCTCATTACAGATACAATGTACCGTGAAGCTGCTCTCCCGTCACTTAAAGGAATAGGTCTAAAGTTAAGGCCGAGTGTATGGCTAGTTTTGTTAAGGTGTTTATGGATAATCGGTTATTCCAATAGGTGTGAATCCTTTAAGGAAGCGAAACAAAGAGCAAAAAAGGCATCGAGTCAACTCGTTGATTATGCAACGACTCACCACTCAGTCATATTGGTAGGCCATGGAATTTTTAACCGTTTACTAGCAAAGGAATTAGAAAAGAGAGGTTGGAAGACTAAGGGCCGAGCAAGTTCGAAACACTGGAGCTGTACTACTTTTTCATTAGATTAG
- a CDS encoding DUF1646 family protein, with protein MIGLVVILMFVLFLPFWNKRVERNLELFLLVMGVAACIVSNSLDRTIISKALMDPINISIAVLVAGLLCKWLKEPIERSIVLLIRILSPRVFFALTVIILGLASSMITAIIAAIILVTVISVISLDRQSEIRFTILACFSIGLGAALTPIGEPLSTITVSKLNGDFFLLFKLIGPEVVTAVIVLGLLTPFFIKPISQAKGLTANQPIESYTEVLVRSFKIYIFVMGLTYLGNGFKPLIDGYILGLQPALLYWLNIISAVLDNATLAAAEISPSMDGETIRAILLGLLISGGMLIPGNIPNIIAAGKLNITSVEWARFGVPIGLICMVVYFIVLFILQ; from the coding sequence ATGATAGGACTAGTTGTCATCTTGATGTTCGTGTTGTTTTTGCCTTTTTGGAATAAGAGGGTAGAGAGAAATTTAGAATTGTTTCTATTGGTTATGGGGGTTGCTGCTTGTATTGTTAGTAACTCTTTGGATCGTACTATCATAAGTAAAGCACTTATGGATCCAATAAATATAAGTATTGCAGTATTGGTAGCGGGTCTTTTGTGTAAATGGCTAAAGGAACCGATTGAGCGTTCTATCGTATTGCTAATCCGTATATTGTCACCAAGAGTATTCTTCGCATTAACAGTGATTATTTTAGGACTTGCTTCAAGTATGATTACTGCAATTATAGCTGCCATTATTCTAGTAACGGTAATCAGTGTTATATCACTTGACCGACAATCAGAAATCCGGTTTACAATTTTAGCATGTTTTTCGATTGGTCTTGGAGCAGCATTAACACCGATAGGGGAACCACTCAGCACCATCACGGTTAGTAAGCTTAATGGAGACTTTTTTCTCCTTTTTAAACTAATCGGGCCTGAAGTTGTGACTGCAGTTATCGTATTAGGATTGCTAACACCTTTCTTTATCAAACCAATCTCTCAAGCTAAAGGATTAACCGCAAACCAACCTATAGAAAGCTATACAGAGGTACTAGTTCGATCTTTCAAAATTTACATATTTGTTATGGGTTTGACTTATCTAGGAAATGGGTTTAAGCCATTAATTGATGGGTATATTCTTGGTCTACAACCAGCCTTGTTATACTGGTTAAACATCATTTCGGCTGTATTAGATAATGCAACACTTGCTGCAGCTGAAATCAGCCCTTCAATGGATGGAGAAACGATTCGTGCTATCTTATTAGGTCTACTGATCAGTGGTGGAATGCTCATTCCCGGGAATATTCCTAACATTATTGCAGCAGGGAAGCTTAACATCACAAGTGTAGAATGGGCACGTTTCGGTGTACCAATAGGTTTGATTTGTATGGTAGTCTATTTTATCGTGTTGTTTATTTTACAATAA
- the htpG gene encoding molecular chaperone HtpG translates to MAKKQFKAESKRLLEMMINSIYSKREVFLRELISNASDAIDKLYYKALTDESLSFDKDSYYIRITANKENRTLTITDTGIGMTKEELENNLGVIAKSGSLAFKNENEIKDGHDIIGQFGVGFYAAFMVADVVTVVSKALGSDEAYKWESKGAEGYTIATTTKDTVGTEITLTIKENTEDESYDEYLEEYELKSIIKKYSDFIRYPIKMYVTESKPKEGTEGEYEQVVEEKTINSMVPIWKKNKNELTDEDYEKFYNEKHYGFDKPLKHVHISVDGTIRYNAILYIPEKTPYDFYSKEYEKGLELYSNGVLIMNKCADLVPDYFSFVKGLVDSEDLSLNISREMLQHDRQLKLIAKNINKKIKSELQALLKNEREKYDEFYKSFGRQLKYGVYSDFGSNKDVLQDLLMFFSSTEKKMVTLDEYVSRMPEDQKYIYYAAGESHARIEKLPQTELVAEKGYEILYFTDDIDEFAIRMLMTYKEKEFKSVSSGDLGIEQEDNKENTEQETNENKELFDHMKELLAGKVKDVRVSKRLRTHPVCLATEGEVTIEMEKILAAMPDNQNIKADKILEINTNHDVFNSLKNAFEHDKEKLNLYTNLLYNQALLIEGLPVGDPVEFTNDICKVMV, encoded by the coding sequence ATGGCAAAAAAACAATTTAAAGCAGAATCTAAAAGATTATTAGAAATGATGATTAATTCTATCTACTCTAAACGTGAAGTATTCTTGAGGGAATTAATTTCAAATGCAAGTGATGCAATTGATAAACTTTACTACAAAGCTCTGACAGATGAGTCATTAAGTTTTGATAAAGACAGCTACTACATAAGAATAACAGCGAATAAAGAAAATAGAACACTAACGATTACTGACACAGGTATCGGAATGACAAAAGAAGAACTTGAAAATAACTTAGGTGTTATTGCAAAAAGTGGTTCTTTAGCATTTAAAAATGAAAATGAAATTAAAGATGGACATGATATTATTGGTCAATTTGGTGTTGGTTTCTACGCAGCCTTCATGGTAGCCGATGTTGTTACTGTTGTAAGTAAAGCATTAGGAAGCGATGAAGCGTATAAATGGGAATCAAAGGGTGCGGAAGGATACACAATTGCAACAACAACGAAAGATACTGTAGGAACTGAAATCACGTTAACAATCAAAGAAAACACAGAAGATGAAAGCTATGATGAGTATCTAGAAGAATACGAGTTAAAATCAATTATTAAAAAGTACTCAGATTTCATTCGTTACCCAATTAAAATGTATGTAACGGAGAGCAAACCTAAAGAGGGAACAGAAGGCGAGTACGAGCAAGTTGTTGAAGAAAAAACGATCAACAGCATGGTTCCAATCTGGAAAAAGAATAAGAATGAGCTAACGGATGAAGATTACGAGAAGTTTTACAATGAAAAGCATTACGGGTTTGATAAGCCTCTAAAGCATGTTCATATTAGTGTAGACGGTACAATACGATACAATGCGATTTTATATATTCCCGAAAAAACGCCGTATGATTTTTATTCAAAAGAATATGAAAAAGGCTTAGAGTTGTATTCGAATGGTGTTTTAATCATGAACAAGTGTGCTGACCTAGTACCTGATTACTTCAGCTTTGTAAAAGGACTAGTTGACTCAGAAGATTTATCACTGAATATCTCTCGTGAAATGCTTCAACATGATCGTCAACTAAAGCTTATAGCTAAAAACATCAATAAGAAGATTAAGAGTGAACTGCAAGCTCTGTTAAAAAATGAGAGAGAAAAATACGATGAATTCTATAAGTCATTTGGTAGACAGTTAAAATATGGTGTCTATAGTGATTTTGGAAGTAATAAAGACGTTCTTCAAGATTTATTAATGTTCTTTTCTTCAACAGAAAAGAAGATGGTAACATTAGACGAGTATGTTTCAAGAATGCCAGAAGACCAAAAGTACATTTACTATGCAGCGGGCGAGTCTCATGCAAGAATTGAGAAATTACCTCAAACCGAACTAGTAGCTGAAAAAGGCTATGAAATCCTGTACTTCACAGATGACATCGATGAATTTGCAATTCGCATGTTAATGACATACAAAGAGAAAGAATTTAAGTCTGTATCTAGCGGTGACCTAGGAATTGAGCAAGAGGATAACAAAGAGAATACAGAACAAGAAACCAACGAAAACAAAGAGTTGTTTGATCACATGAAAGAGTTATTAGCAGGTAAAGTAAAAGACGTACGTGTATCCAAACGTTTAAGAACACACCCTGTATGCCTAGCAACAGAAGGGGAAGTAACAATCGAAATGGAAAAAATCCTAGCAGCAATGCCGGATAACCAAAACATTAAAGCTGATAAAATCCTTGAAATCAATACAAATCATGACGTGTTCAATTCGTTAAAAAATGCATTTGAACATGACAAAGAAAAACTAAATCTTTACACAAACCTACTTTACAACCAGGCCCTTCTTATCGAAGGTCTCCCTGTAGGTGACCCAGTCGAATTTACAAACGACATCTGTAAAGTAATGGTATAA
- a CDS encoding DUF1292 domain-containing protein gives MEKIEVGEVFTITDENDVEQEVEVLGVVTLENTDYIAVSFVEDLQEGAEGDIDVFFLKVDEDGDFTAIESDEEFDKVSSAFDAILDEEE, from the coding sequence ATGGAAAAGATTGAAGTTGGAGAAGTATTTACAATTACGGATGAGAATGATGTTGAGCAAGAGGTAGAGGTACTAGGTGTCGTTACTCTTGAAAATACGGATTATATAGCTGTTAGCTTTGTTGAAGACCTTCAAGAAGGTGCAGAAGGAGACATCGATGTTTTCTTTTTGAAAGTGGACGAAGATGGCGACTTTACTGCAATAGAAAGCGATGAAGAGTTCGATAAAGTATCTAGTGCGTTTGATGCCATTCTTGACGAAGAAGAGTAA